The following are from one region of the Pirellulales bacterium genome:
- a CDS encoding penicillin acylase family protein, whose protein sequence is MKPLRIKHARRKFSAARDDHGVPHVTAGDWPSALYGLGYLHAIDRPTQLLFSRAAAGGRSAELIANQPELVETDRFFRRIGLDRNLEREIARLDDLIFGYLTAYCEGVNDGMKTSGRSLPMWAVGFRPHPWNQQAVLLIGNLLNYAGLVVSQQQNERLLLELIQAGVDRDKLRELFSPLLDHADFDLLERIKIASRLSDEALERITDLPRLAGSNAWAIAPGRSASGHALLASDPHLEVNRLPAIWYEAVLEWGDHYLMGATLPGCPLFAVARTERLAWGVTYLKGDISDYFIEDCRPGGDGWQYRRGDEWHDFNVRLERIERKGDDAEIMPVYFNEVGTLECEPDPSSGLCLSTAWSGDSEGAGGSIATWLRLAACQGTSEAMDLVRDCPQPTLCWIFADRDGHIGWQANGRFPRRPPPYSGILPIPAWDPANHWQGWVPTAELPRLYDPPEGYVASANEDINQPGGPRLVSQVLPDYRRRRIDERLRELSGATLSDMQSVQYDVVSTQARDLLQVFLPHLPEGAIKERLAGWDCRYNPESTEATLFQRLFRNVLLEVFGQGIGWRRVLYLCSRAGFSMMVVTCIDRLLKKDESLWWQSGEKGKLIRTAAAKLSGEVDQPWSQTNAFKFTNRYFESQFVGRALGMHSQELPMLGCHATPFQGHLLRSAKRETTFAPSYHFVTDLGSDEAWTNLPGGPQESWFSRWYRNDVPLWLAGEYKRLAPDG, encoded by the coding sequence ATGAAACCGCTGCGGATCAAGCACGCCCGCCGCAAGTTTTCCGCTGCCCGTGATGACCATGGGGTGCCGCACGTCACGGCCGGCGATTGGCCCAGCGCCCTCTATGGCCTGGGCTATTTGCACGCGATCGACCGGCCCACGCAACTGCTCTTTTCGCGGGCCGCGGCCGGGGGACGCTCGGCCGAGCTGATCGCCAACCAGCCGGAACTGGTCGAGACCGATCGCTTCTTCCGCCGCATCGGCCTCGACCGCAACCTGGAGCGCGAGATCGCCCGGCTCGACGACCTGATCTTCGGCTATCTGACGGCCTATTGCGAAGGCGTGAACGACGGCATGAAGACGAGCGGCCGCTCGCTGCCGATGTGGGCCGTGGGCTTTCGTCCGCACCCCTGGAACCAGCAGGCCGTGCTGTTGATCGGCAACCTGCTCAATTACGCGGGGTTGGTGGTCAGTCAGCAGCAGAACGAGCGGCTGCTGTTGGAGTTGATCCAGGCGGGCGTCGATCGCGACAAGCTGCGAGAGCTTTTTTCGCCGCTGTTGGACCACGCCGACTTCGACCTGCTTGAGCGGATCAAGATCGCCAGCCGTCTCTCGGACGAAGCTCTGGAACGGATCACCGATTTGCCGCGTCTGGCCGGCAGCAACGCCTGGGCCATCGCGCCGGGCCGCAGCGCCAGCGGCCATGCCCTGCTGGCCTCCGATCCGCACCTGGAGGTGAACCGCTTGCCGGCCATCTGGTATGAAGCCGTGCTTGAGTGGGGCGACCACTACCTGATGGGCGCCACGCTGCCCGGCTGCCCCTTGTTCGCCGTGGCACGCACCGAACGCCTGGCCTGGGGCGTCACTTACCTGAAGGGCGACATCTCCGACTATTTCATCGAAGATTGCCGGCCGGGCGGCGACGGGTGGCAGTATCGGCGCGGCGACGAGTGGCACGACTTCAACGTGCGGCTGGAACGGATCGAGCGCAAGGGCGACGACGCCGAAATCATGCCGGTTTATTTCAACGAGGTCGGCACGCTGGAGTGCGAGCCCGACCCGAGCAGCGGACTTTGCCTGTCGACGGCCTGGTCGGGCGACTCGGAAGGGGCAGGCGGCTCGATCGCCACCTGGCTGCGCCTCGCCGCTTGCCAAGGCACGAGCGAAGCGATGGACCTGGTGCGCGACTGTCCGCAGCCGACGCTGTGCTGGATTTTTGCCGACCGCGACGGGCACATCGGCTGGCAGGCCAACGGCCGCTTTCCGCGCCGTCCGCCGCCCTACAGCGGCATCTTGCCGATACCGGCCTGGGACCCGGCGAACCATTGGCAAGGCTGGGTGCCGACGGCCGAGCTGCCGCGGCTCTACGATCCGCCGGAGGGCTACGTGGCCAGCGCCAACGAAGACATCAACCAGCCGGGCGGCCCGCGGCTCGTCTCGCAGGTGTTGCCCGATTATCGCCGCCGGCGCATCGACGAACGGCTCCGCGAGCTGAGCGGCGCCACGCTGAGCGACATGCAATCGGTGCAATACGACGTGGTGAGCACGCAGGCCCGCGATCTGCTGCAAGTTTTTTTGCCGCACCTGCCGGAGGGAGCGATCAAAGAGCGGCTGGCCGGCTGGGACTGCCGATACAACCCGGAAAGTACGGAGGCCACGCTGTTTCAGCGGCTTTTCCGCAACGTGCTGTTGGAGGTTTTCGGGCAGGGCATCGGCTGGCGGCGGGTGCTCTATCTTTGCTCGCGGGCCGGCTTCTCGATGATGGTGGTCACCTGCATCGACCGGCTGTTGAAAAAGGACGAGTCATTGTGGTGGCAGAGCGGCGAGAAGGGAAAGCTGATTCGCACGGCGGCGGCCAAGCTGTCGGGCGAAGTCGATCAGCCCTGGTCGCAGACCAACGCCTTCAAGTTCACGAACCGCTATTTCGAGAGCCAGTTCGTGGGCCGCGCGTTGGGCATGCACTCGCAGGAGCTGCCGATGCTCGGCTGCCACGCCACGCCGTTTCAGGGCCACTTGCTTCGCTCGGCGAAGCGTGAGACGACGTTCGCCCCCTCCTATCATTTCGTGACCGATCTGGGCAGCGACGAAGCCTGGACGAACCTTCCCGGCGGCCCACAGGAGAGTTGGTTTTCGCGCTGGTATCGCAACGACGTTCCCCTCTGGCTGGCCGGCGAATACAAGCGGCTGGCACCGGATGGCTAA
- a CDS encoding biotin/lipoyl-binding protein: MSTEQVDPHLIEQTKNQIRGLVVEIAQLAKQDVNAREFYGAFLDRVVSALAAAGGAVWILGEGGALELQYQINFRETRLADNQPNLQKHGLLLQKTMAAGEGALITPHSGEGDGNQPGNPTDFLLILGPIKVDQESKGVIEVFQRPGAPPTTQRGYLKFLLQMCELASDYLKNRQLRHFTDRQTLWNQLENFSRVAHTSLDPRETSYTIANEGRRLIECDRVSVAIRHGRKCKIEAVSGQDTFDKRSNVIALLNKLTSAVVMAGEPLWYSGDTSDLAPQVEDAVQAYVDESHSKHVAVLPLKRAVIDPTDEEAEEPETIGALVVEQIEDARPREGMVQRVNVVCDHSSLALANALEHNSLFLMPVWRTIGKAKWVVEARTLPKTISISVAVLLVLLFLFIYPIDFSFTSEGKLQPVVRREVFATTDGTIERILVKHGQHVHKGQVLVEMKSTDLDVALEDVRGKLEHAQESLFAALHARNSRVSRNDDQDAKSAAEREISEHDVEVKSFRRQLALLEEKKEKTKITSPIDGLITTWDFEKDLLARPVKPGDALLTVADDSGDWQLELDTPEDRMGHIVWAQKDRGPDLPVTYHLATEPGTNYEGKIAEVHESAEVHGEDGSVVMIKVKIDKEQHAALLRPGANVKARVYCGRTSVGYWLFHDAFGFLESRVLFPMNM; this comes from the coding sequence ATGAGCACCGAACAAGTCGACCCGCATCTCATCGAACAAACCAAGAACCAGATCCGCGGGCTGGTGGTCGAGATTGCCCAGCTTGCCAAGCAGGACGTCAACGCTCGTGAGTTTTATGGCGCCTTCCTCGACCGGGTCGTGTCGGCCTTGGCTGCGGCCGGCGGCGCGGTCTGGATCCTGGGCGAGGGCGGCGCGCTGGAGTTGCAATACCAGATCAATTTCCGCGAAACCCGTCTGGCCGACAATCAGCCTAACCTGCAAAAGCACGGCTTGCTGTTGCAAAAGACGATGGCCGCCGGCGAAGGCGCTCTGATCACGCCCCATTCGGGCGAAGGCGACGGAAACCAGCCCGGCAACCCCACCGATTTCCTGCTGATTCTCGGACCGATCAAGGTCGATCAGGAGTCGAAGGGGGTGATCGAGGTCTTTCAGCGTCCCGGCGCCCCTCCCACCACGCAGCGCGGATACTTGAAGTTCCTGCTGCAGATGTGCGAGCTGGCCAGCGATTATCTGAAGAACCGCCAGTTGCGGCACTTTACCGACCGCCAAACGCTCTGGAACCAACTCGAAAACTTCAGCCGCGTGGCCCACACTAGTCTCGACCCGCGTGAAACCTCTTACACCATCGCCAACGAGGGCCGCCGCTTGATCGAGTGCGACCGCGTCAGCGTGGCCATTCGCCACGGCCGCAAGTGCAAAATCGAAGCGGTCAGCGGACAGGACACTTTCGACAAACGCTCGAACGTCATCGCGCTGCTGAACAAGCTGACTAGTGCCGTGGTGATGGCGGGTGAGCCGCTGTGGTATTCGGGCGACACCAGCGACCTGGCCCCGCAGGTCGAAGACGCCGTGCAGGCCTACGTCGATGAATCGCACTCCAAGCACGTGGCCGTTCTGCCCTTGAAGCGTGCCGTGATCGACCCCACCGACGAAGAGGCCGAAGAACCGGAGACGATCGGCGCGCTGGTGGTCGAACAAATCGAAGACGCTCGGCCGCGCGAAGGAATGGTGCAGCGCGTGAACGTGGTCTGCGATCATAGCTCGCTGGCGCTGGCCAACGCGCTGGAGCACAACAGCCTGTTCTTGATGCCGGTGTGGCGCACGATCGGCAAGGCGAAGTGGGTGGTCGAGGCGCGCACGCTGCCCAAGACCATTTCCATTTCCGTGGCCGTCCTGCTGGTGCTGCTGTTCCTGTTCATCTACCCGATCGATTTCAGCTTCACCAGCGAAGGCAAGCTGCAGCCGGTGGTCCGCCGCGAGGTGTTTGCCACCACCGACGGCACGATCGAGCGCATACTGGTGAAGCACGGGCAGCACGTCCACAAGGGCCAGGTACTCGTCGAAATGAAGAGCACCGATCTCGACGTGGCCCTCGAAGACGTGCGCGGCAAGCTAGAGCATGCGCAGGAATCGTTGTTCGCGGCGTTGCACGCTCGAAACAGCCGCGTCTCTCGCAACGACGATCAAGACGCCAAATCCGCCGCCGAGCGGGAGATTTCCGAGCACGACGTGGAAGTCAAGAGCTTCCGGCGGCAACTGGCTCTGCTCGAAGAGAAAAAAGAAAAAACGAAGATCACCAGTCCCATTGACGGCCTGATTACCACGTGGGACTTCGAAAAAGACCTGCTCGCGCGGCCCGTGAAGCCGGGCGACGCGCTGTTGACCGTGGCCGACGACAGCGGAGACTGGCAGCTCGAGCTCGACACGCCCGAAGACCGCATGGGGCACATCGTGTGGGCCCAGAAGGACCGCGGGCCGGACCTGCCCGTCACCTACCACCTGGCGACGGAGCCGGGCACGAACTACGAAGGCAAAATCGCCGAGGTTCACGAAAGCGCCGAGGTCCACGGCGAAGACGGCAGCGTCGTGATGATCAAGGTGAAAATCGACAAAGAGCAACACGCTGCCTTGCTTCGTCCGGGCGCGAACGTGAAGGCCCGCGTGTACTGCGGCCGCACATCGGTCGGCTATTGGTTATTCCACGACGCGTTCGGCTTCCTGGAGTCGCGCGTCTTGTTCCCGATGAATATGTGA
- a CDS encoding glycosyltransferase, producing MRVLLADYDWASVSPPAAVAFFLLQLVRQTAVAGHELRRLVPNATDAGKDFEAGRREWRRRLDREVREFDPQIVHVQGIGMIGHLVLESGLPYLLSTWGHEVPECQRDGRLYDLARQVLENAGRVLVDGQATRRAVEAAFGEPERPIVCLADRGWPAISALPAEKVAPSLDWLWGIYREIVDRRAGIFQGE from the coding sequence ATGCGGGTCTTGCTGGCGGATTACGATTGGGCCTCGGTGTCGCCGCCCGCGGCGGTCGCTTTTTTTCTTTTGCAACTTGTGCGCCAGACGGCGGTTGCGGGTCATGAACTTCGCAGACTTGTGCCCAATGCTACGGATGCGGGCAAGGACTTCGAGGCGGGTCGCCGCGAGTGGCGGCGACGACTCGACCGCGAAGTGCGGGAATTCGACCCACAAATCGTCCACGTGCAGGGCATCGGCATGATTGGACATCTGGTCTTGGAAAGCGGGCTGCCCTACCTCTTATCGACCTGGGGGCACGAGGTGCCCGAATGTCAGCGGGACGGGCGGTTGTACGATCTTGCGCGACAGGTGTTGGAAAACGCGGGTCGGGTGCTGGTTGACGGGCAAGCGACGCGCCGCGCGGTGGAGGCGGCATTTGGAGAGCCAGAGCGGCCGATTGTCTGCCTGGCCGACCGGGGCTGGCCGGCCATTTCAGCCTTGCCCGCCGAGAAGGTGGCGCCCTCGCTGGATTGGCTGTGGGGGATCTATCGGGAGATTGTGGACCGGCGTGCGGGGATTTTCCAGGGGGAATAG
- the pncA gene encoding bifunctional nicotinamidase/pyrazinamidase: MQSPLSGTALLLVDLQNDFLPGGALPVPDGDAILPVANRLQAHFDLVIATQDWHPPNHVSFAASHPGKRVGDAIEMDGTEQRLWPVHCVQNTHGAALAGALDTRRIAHVVQKGTDPSVDSYSGFFDFRGRATSLADYLRQRGAYSIYLVGLATDYCVKATALDARRLGLGVVLVADGCRGVDAATGDVGRALDDMANAGVLIGESRGLFGS; encoded by the coding sequence ATGCAATCACCTCTGTCGGGTACGGCCCTGCTGCTGGTGGACCTACAAAACGATTTCTTGCCCGGCGGTGCGCTGCCGGTGCCCGATGGCGACGCGATCTTGCCGGTCGCGAACCGACTGCAGGCGCACTTCGATCTGGTGATTGCCACACAAGACTGGCACCCGCCGAATCATGTCAGCTTCGCGGCCAGCCATCCGGGCAAGCGCGTGGGCGACGCGATCGAAATGGATGGAACCGAACAGAGACTTTGGCCGGTGCATTGCGTGCAGAACACGCATGGGGCCGCGCTGGCCGGCGCTCTCGACACCCGCCGCATCGCGCACGTCGTTCAAAAGGGCACCGATCCGTCGGTCGATAGCTACAGCGGTTTCTTCGACTTCCGCGGCCGCGCCACCAGTTTGGCTGATTACCTGCGCCAGCGCGGCGCCTATAGCATTTATCTGGTGGGTCTGGCGACCGACTACTGCGTCAAGGCGACGGCGCTCGATGCTCGGCGGCTCGGCTTGGGCGTGGTACTCGTCGCCGATGGCTGCCGCGGCGTCGACGCCGCAACGGGCGACGTCGGCCGCGCACTGGACGACATGGCGAACGCGGGAGTTTTGATCGGTGAAAGCAGAGGGTTGTTCGGGTCCTGA
- a CDS encoding HlyD family efflux transporter periplasmic adaptor subunit, which translates to MLTLHDSLVSSSARKLAMRMRPDLTARQHRYQGRLYWVVKEPVGLNYFRFQEEEYAILKMLDGYTSLDEIKERFEALFPPQKIGIEELQQFVGMLHRSGLIVANVPGQGHQLLLRRSDRWRKEWIGRMSNILSVRFKGIDPERILNWLYPRMKWIYSRPAVVACMLLALSALSLVLVQFDVFQSKLPEFHQFFNLKNAVYLSIALGVTKVIHEFGHGLTCKHFGGECHEMGVMLLVLTPCLYCNVSDSWMLPNKWHRAAIGAAGMYIEIVIASICTFIWWYTEPGLLNHLCLSTMFVCSVSTLMFNSNPLLRYDGYYILADVLEIPNLRQKATDILNRKMGEWCLGLEPQDDPFLPERNQFLFALYSVASAIYRWVIVFSILFFLYEVWKPYRLEIIGQIIGSMSLYGLVVQPFWKLGKFFWVPGRIEKVKKPRMYATLGVIAAALLAVFFVPLPHRVYCTFEIEPRDAYKVYVTVPGELVDVRVKPGDRVEGDTLLAQLQNVDADLEVARLEGERDLTEIRLANLQSELIRDRHETAGLKMEPLEATLRSVKQQLAEKRTDLTRLALVTPVAGMVLPPPEMDKPTADTQLASWTGTPLAERNRGAFLQEGTFFCQVGDPAKMEAQLVIEQNDIEYIKKEQRVDIKLDELPFDTLHGKISEIASEPLRVSPRHLSNKAGGELATKTDESGVERPQNTSYQARVPLDDPEGLLRIGYKGRARIHTAPQPLGRRLWRLLMQTFNIRL; encoded by the coding sequence ATGCTGACCCTCCACGACAGCTTGGTCTCGAGTTCCGCGCGCAAGCTTGCCATGCGCATGCGGCCCGATTTGACCGCGCGGCAGCATCGCTATCAGGGCCGGCTTTACTGGGTCGTCAAGGAGCCGGTCGGGCTGAACTACTTCCGCTTCCAGGAAGAGGAATACGCCATCCTCAAGATGCTCGACGGATACACCAGTCTGGACGAGATCAAGGAGCGGTTCGAGGCCCTCTTCCCGCCCCAAAAAATCGGCATCGAGGAGCTGCAGCAGTTCGTCGGCATGCTCCACCGCAGCGGTCTGATCGTCGCCAACGTGCCCGGACAGGGGCACCAATTATTGTTGCGGCGCAGCGATCGTTGGCGCAAAGAGTGGATCGGCCGGATGAGCAATATCCTCTCGGTCCGTTTCAAAGGCATCGACCCTGAACGCATTCTCAACTGGCTGTATCCACGGATGAAGTGGATCTATTCCAGGCCGGCCGTCGTCGCCTGCATGCTTTTGGCCCTGTCGGCGTTGTCGCTGGTGCTGGTGCAGTTCGACGTCTTCCAATCGAAGCTGCCCGAATTCCACCAGTTTTTCAATTTGAAGAACGCGGTCTATCTTTCGATCGCGCTGGGCGTGACGAAGGTCATTCACGAGTTTGGCCACGGCCTGACGTGCAAGCACTTTGGCGGCGAATGTCACGAGATGGGCGTCATGCTCCTGGTGCTCACGCCGTGTCTGTATTGCAACGTCTCCGATTCTTGGATGTTGCCGAACAAGTGGCACCGCGCTGCCATCGGCGCGGCCGGAATGTACATCGAGATCGTCATCGCTTCGATCTGCACATTCATCTGGTGGTATACCGAGCCCGGACTGCTCAACCACCTCTGCCTGAGCACTATGTTCGTGTGCTCGGTCAGCACGCTGATGTTCAATTCGAACCCGCTCTTGCGCTACGACGGTTACTACATTCTCGCCGACGTGCTCGAGATACCGAACCTGCGACAAAAGGCGACCGACATTCTCAACCGCAAAATGGGCGAGTGGTGCCTGGGCCTGGAACCGCAGGACGACCCTTTCCTACCGGAGCGGAACCAGTTTCTGTTCGCGCTCTACAGCGTGGCCTCGGCCATCTATCGCTGGGTGATCGTGTTCTCGATCTTGTTCTTCTTGTACGAAGTCTGGAAGCCGTACCGCCTGGAAATCATCGGACAAATCATCGGCTCGATGTCGCTGTACGGCCTGGTGGTGCAACCGTTTTGGAAGCTGGGCAAATTCTTTTGGGTTCCTGGGAGGATCGAAAAAGTGAAGAAGCCGCGGATGTACGCCACGCTGGGAGTGATTGCGGCCGCACTGTTGGCCGTCTTTTTTGTGCCGTTGCCGCACCGCGTCTATTGTACCTTCGAGATCGAGCCTCGCGACGCCTACAAGGTCTATGTCACGGTGCCCGGAGAGTTGGTCGACGTCCGGGTCAAGCCGGGAGATCGGGTGGAAGGAGACACGCTGCTGGCCCAGCTCCAGAATGTCGACGCCGATTTGGAAGTGGCGCGGCTCGAAGGCGAGCGCGATCTGACGGAGATCCGACTGGCGAACCTGCAAAGCGAGCTGATCCGCGACCGGCACGAAACGGCCGGACTGAAAATGGAACCGCTCGAAGCCACGCTGCGGTCCGTCAAACAACAGTTGGCCGAGAAGCGCACCGATCTGACGCGATTGGCATTGGTGACGCCCGTGGCCGGCATGGTCTTGCCCCCGCCCGAAATGGACAAACCGACCGCCGACACGCAGCTTGCCTCGTGGACGGGCACGCCGCTGGCGGAGCGCAACCGCGGCGCCTTTTTGCAGGAGGGGACGTTCTTCTGTCAGGTCGGCGATCCGGCGAAGATGGAGGCGCAATTAGTCATCGAGCAGAACGACATCGAATACATCAAGAAGGAGCAACGGGTCGACATCAAGCTCGACGAGTTGCCGTTCGACACGTTGCACGGCAAGATCAGCGAGATCGCGAGCGAGCCGCTGCGCGTCAGCCCGCGGCATTTGTCGAACAAGGCGGGCGGCGAGTTGGCGACCAAGACGGACGAGTCGGGGGTCGAGCGGCCGCAGAACACGTCGTATCAGGCGCGCGTGCCGTTGGACGATCCAGAGGGCCTGCTGCGGATCGGCTACAAGGGGCGTGCCCGCATTCACACCGCGCCGCAACCGCTCGGCCGGAGGCTGTGGCGGCTGCTGATGCAGACGTTCAATATCCGGCTCTAA
- a CDS encoding DUF1559 domain-containing protein has product MGGALLCGRSSLSLRRVSLPALLAFYACFGWIGFVRRVVPQMTFNVSGLATGALCLIGLVVATHAFMRWLYANIRRPECDGQPPKRWSPRWTVGVIGSVVLMFASGIGIVGIVHQTGWLLTSKQRLFTYSMEAAYRSQSNNNLKQVGLGLLTYHDVNRAFPAGATFDQGGWPQHGWQTYLLPFVEQKPLYDRLDRSLPWDAPENHWAFSQHPPVYMHPKLGPLRDKNGYGLSGYAGNAYLLGGSRKWTRDRITDGAAKTILCGEATFQPRPWGDPVNWRDPAAGIGQMPNSFGGPLANVTQFVFADGHTHAISNKIDPAVLRALCTPSANDAIPLSQDD; this is encoded by the coding sequence ATGGGCGGTGCTCTGCTGTGTGGCCGTTCTTCTCTTAGCCTGCGGAGGGTTTCGCTCCCGGCCCTCCTCGCGTTCTACGCGTGCTTTGGCTGGATTGGCTTCGTCAGGCGCGTGGTTCCTCAGATGACGTTCAATGTGTCGGGCCTGGCGACGGGGGCTCTGTGCCTTATCGGTCTGGTCGTAGCGACGCACGCGTTCATGCGCTGGCTTTACGCGAACATCCGGCGCCCAGAATGCGACGGGCAGCCGCCGAAGCGATGGTCGCCGCGTTGGACGGTCGGCGTCATCGGCAGCGTCGTGCTGATGTTCGCATCGGGGATCGGCATTGTTGGAATCGTCCACCAAACCGGATGGCTGCTGACCTCGAAACAGCGGCTTTTTACCTATTCCATGGAGGCCGCTTACCGATCCCAGTCCAATAACAACTTGAAGCAGGTCGGTCTGGGACTGTTGACCTACCATGATGTCAACCGCGCCTTTCCGGCTGGCGCAACCTTCGATCAAGGCGGCTGGCCACAGCATGGCTGGCAGACGTATCTCCTGCCATTCGTCGAACAAAAGCCTCTTTACGATCGGTTGGATCGGTCGCTACCGTGGGATGCCCCGGAAAACCATTGGGCGTTCAGCCAACATCCGCCGGTTTATATGCATCCCAAACTCGGCCCGCTACGAGACAAGAACGGTTACGGGCTTTCCGGCTACGCAGGCAACGCATACTTGTTGGGCGGTTCGCGAAAATGGACGCGCGACAGAATTACCGACGGCGCGGCCAAAACGATCCTGTGCGGCGAAGCCACCTTTCAGCCTCGCCCGTGGGGCGACCCGGTCAACTGGCGCGACCCGGCCGCCGGCATCGGCCAGATGCCGAACAGCTTCGGCGGCCCGCTTGCCAATGTCACGCAGTTCGTCTTCGCCGACGGCCACACGCACGCCATCTCGAACAAGATTGACCCGGCCGTGCTGCGGGCCTTATGCACTCCGTCGGCAAACGACGCGATTCCTCTCTCCCAGGACGATTGA
- a CDS encoding HlyD family efflux transporter periplasmic adaptor subunit has protein sequence MSASIWFLSAALALTGPDNGESPGRRAAGQFEVDNAMVTFIDGGEIDVAAQEPGVLTEVKVREGAEVKAGDKLAQINDSKAQVAKKVAQAEHEVALAEATNDISVRYADKAQEVAHFDFEAHRDANKQAPGSTPKAEMMKLLLQWQKGMLEVDKAQLELDVAKLTAKVKEASVEAADDDIHRRRVLSPIDAVVIEVYRHVGEWVNPGDPIVRVVHMKTVRVEGSLRLADVAQTQVVDRPVTVVATLTGNRSVEFKGQIVFVAPELKAGDKYRVIAEVENREERGAWLLLPGMTPVMKVDAGVAAEKPKASRR, from the coding sequence ATGTCCGCCAGCATTTGGTTCTTGTCCGCCGCGCTTGCCCTGACGGGGCCCGACAATGGCGAATCGCCGGGCCGCCGCGCCGCCGGCCAATTCGAAGTCGACAACGCGATGGTCACCTTTATCGACGGCGGGGAGATCGACGTCGCCGCTCAGGAGCCGGGCGTGCTCACCGAGGTGAAGGTCCGCGAAGGCGCGGAGGTGAAGGCCGGCGACAAGTTGGCGCAGATCAACGACAGTAAGGCCCAAGTCGCCAAGAAGGTGGCCCAGGCCGAGCACGAGGTGGCCTTGGCGGAGGCAACCAACGACATTTCCGTGCGCTATGCCGACAAGGCCCAAGAGGTCGCTCACTTTGATTTCGAAGCTCACCGCGACGCCAACAAGCAGGCCCCCGGCTCGACTCCCAAGGCCGAGATGATGAAGCTGCTGTTGCAATGGCAAAAGGGCATGCTGGAAGTCGACAAAGCGCAACTCGAATTGGACGTGGCCAAGCTTACGGCCAAGGTCAAAGAGGCGTCGGTCGAGGCCGCCGACGACGACATTCACCGTCGTCGCGTGCTCTCGCCCATCGACGCCGTGGTGATCGAGGTTTATCGGCACGTCGGCGAATGGGTCAATCCGGGCGATCCCATCGTCCGCGTCGTGCATATGAAAACCGTGCGCGTCGAGGGAAGTTTGCGGCTGGCCGACGTTGCGCAAACCCAAGTTGTGGACCGGCCGGTGACGGTCGTCGCCACCTTGACCGGAAACCGCTCGGTCGAGTTCAAGGGGCAGATTGTGTTCGTGGCCCCCGAATTGAAGGCGGGCGACAAGTACCGCGTGATCGCGGAAGTCGAAAACCGCGAGGAGCGCGGGGCCTGGCTGTTGTTGCCCGGTATGACGCCGGTGATGAAGGTCGACGCGGGCGTGGCCGCCGAGAAGCCCAAAGCGTCACGACGGTAA
- a CDS encoding helix-turn-helix transcriptional regulator: protein MLPAVRKLDKLLADYERLRQKLKEYEALVQARRAQVADRLPRVAGSIKAHFAASLRHRRQAAGLTQADAAAIAGLTQPQWSAYELGVVSNPGLDHLIAMAAALGIKVGELLDAGSADTGRTRRRPGKG, encoded by the coding sequence TTGTTGCCGGCGGTGCGCAAGCTCGACAAACTGCTGGCCGACTACGAGCGCCTGCGCCAAAAACTCAAAGAGTACGAGGCCTTGGTACAGGCGCGCCGCGCGCAAGTGGCCGATCGACTTCCCCGGGTCGCCGGAAGCATCAAGGCGCACTTTGCGGCATCGCTCCGCCACCGTCGCCAGGCGGCCGGATTAACGCAAGCCGACGCGGCGGCGATCGCCGGGCTAACCCAGCCGCAATGGTCCGCTTACGAGTTGGGTGTGGTCAGCAACCCCGGCCTGGATCACCTGATTGCCATGGCCGCCGCGCTGGGCATCAAAGTCGGCGAATTGCTCGACGCCGGGTCCGCCGACACTGGGCGAACCAGGCGCCGGCCGGGCAAGGGCTGA